One genomic segment of Diceros bicornis minor isolate mBicDic1 chromosome 25, mDicBic1.mat.cur, whole genome shotgun sequence includes these proteins:
- the HDAC10 gene encoding polyamine deacetylase HDAC10 isoform X4, which translates to MGTALVYHEDMTAARLLWDDPECEIECPERLTTALESLQQRGLEQRCLRLAAREASEEELGLVHSPEYVAMLRGTQALGTRELQALSGQYDAIYFHPNTFHCARLAAGAALQLVDAVLTGAVHNGLALVRPPGHHSQRAAANGFCVFNNVAIAAKHAKQKHGLHRILIVDWDIHHGQGIQYIFEDDPSVLYFSWHRYEHGRFWPCLRESDADAVGQGQGRGFTVNLPWNQVGMGNADYVAAFLHVLLPLAFEFDPELVLVAAGFDSAVGDPEGQMQATPECFAHLTQLLQVLAGGRVCAVLEGGYHLESLSQSVCMMVQALLGDPVPPLSGCMEPHRSALESIQSVRAAQAPHWMSLQEQDVAPVLSPSTGSPEGRLSPLLPGGPEFKAAAAQAVAALSSLLDQLRLHPTPSVRTAVALTALDAALLLPPDVLHQEGSAPQEETQVWARPHEALAQDKALTALGKVLYLLDGILDGQVSSGIAATPAPAAAATLDVAIRCGLSHGAQRLLCVAVGQLDRPLDLADDGRNLWLNIRGKEAAALSMFHVSMPLPETTGGFLSCVLALVLPLAYGFQPDLVLVALGPAHGLQNPQAALLAALLRGPAGGRVLVLVEEESTPQLAGVLVRVLRGEAPPSLGPFSRASPEDMQALEHLRGQLGPQWKMLQVAGEATGQGSGWMLGALGTSCFRALRGDCPLGSGVLPGTAHGSARGPSTSSQLLLQCCDLGAWRRPGWKSLHPGTDTTTWPPGPVNRHRHGSPAAVSRPALRPLGAPAALRGRPALPPTPRQ; encoded by the exons ATGGGGACCGCGCTTGTGTACCACGAGGACATGACGGCCGCCCGGCTGCTCTGGGACGA CCCAGAGTGTGAGATCGAGTGTCCTGAGCGCCTGACTACAGCCCTGGAAAGCCTGCAGCAGCGTGGCCTAGAGCAGAGGTGTCTACGGTTGGCCGCCAGAGAGGCCTCGGAGGAGGAGCTGGGCCTGGTGCACAG CCCGGAGTACGTGGCCATGTTGCGGGGGACCCAGGCCTTGGGCACCAGGGAGCTCCAGGCGCTGTCTGGACAGTATGATGCCATCTACTTCCATCCG aacACCTTCCACTGTGCTCGGCTGGCCGCAGGGGCTGCGCTGCAGCTGGTGGACGCTGTGCTGACTGGAGCTGTGCACAACGGGCTCGCTCTGGTGAG GCCTCCTGGGCACCACAGCCAGAGGGCCGCCGCCAACGGATTCTGCGTGTTCAACAATGTGGCAATAGCAGCCAAACATGCCAAGCAGAAACACGGGCTGCACAG GATCCTCATTGTCGACTGGGACATCCACCATGGCCAGGGCATCCAGTATATCTTTGAGGACGACCCCAG CGTCCTTTACTTCTCCTGGCACCGCTACGAACACGGGCGCTTCTGGCCCTGTCTGCGCGAATCAGATGCAGATGCTGTCGGGCAGGGGCAGGGCCGCGGCTTCACTGTCAACCTGCCCTGGAACCAg GTTGGGATGGGAAATGCTGACTACGTGGCTGCCTTCCTGCACGTGCTGCTCCCCCTGGCCTTTGAG TTTGACCCTGAGCTGGTGCTAGTCGCAGCAGGATTTGACTCAGCGGTTGGGGATCCCGAG GGGCAGATGCAGGCCACGCCAGAGTGCTTTGCCCACCTCACGCAGCTGCTGCAGGTGCTGGCTGGCGGCCGGGTCTGTGCCGTGCTGGAG GGTGGCTACCACCTGGAGTCGCTCTCTCAGTCGGTGTGCATGATGGTACAGGCACTGCTGGGTGACCCTGTCCCACCCCTGTCAGGGTGCATGGAGCCGCATCGCAG CGCCCTGGAGTCCATCCAGAGTGTCCGGGCAGCCCAGGCTCCTCACTGGATGAGCCTCCAGGAGCAAG ATGTGGCCCCTGTACTGAGTCCCAGCACCGGCTCCCCAGAGGGGAGGCTCTCACCTCTGTTGCCTGGCGGGCCCGAATTCAAGGCAGCAGCGGCCCAGGCCGTGGCTGCATTGAGCTCCCTCCTGGACCAGCTGCGCCTCCACCCCACGCCCTCCGTCCGCACAGCTGTTGCCCTGACTGCGCTGGATGCAGCACTGCTCCTGCCCCCTGATGTCCTCCATCAGGAGGGGTCAGCCCCGCAGGAGGAGACGCAGGTCTGGGCCAG GCCACATGAGGCCTTGGCCCAGGACAAGGCCCTCACTGCACTCGGGAAGGTCCTGTATCtcttggatgggatcctggatggGCAG GTGAGCAGCGGCATCGCAGCCACCCCGGCCcctgctgcagctgccaccctggaTGTGGCCATTCGGTGTGGCCTGTCTCATGGAGCCCAGAG GCTGCTCTGTGTGGCTGTGGGACAGCTGGATCGGCCCCTAGACCTTGCCGATGATGG AAGGAATCTATGGCTGAATATCAGGGGCAAGGAGGCAGCTGCCCTGTCCATGTTCCACGTCTCCATGCCACTACCAGAG ACAACTGGTGGGTTCCTGAGCTGTGTCCTAGCCCTGGTGCTGCCCCTGGCCTATGGCTTCCAGCCTGACCTGGTGCTGGTGGcactggggccagcccatggcCTGCAGAACCCCCAAGCTGCACTCCTGGCTGCACTGCTGCGGGGACCAGCAGGGGGCCGAGTGTTGGTACTGGTGGAGGAG gaatCCACACCCCAGCTTGCAGGGGTCCTGGTCCGGGTGCTCCGTGGAGAGGCCCCCcccagcctgggccccttctccAGGGCCTCCCCAGAGGACATGCAGGCCCTGGAGCACCTGAGAGGGCAGCTGGGGCCGCAGTGGAAAATGCTGCAGGTGGCCGGTGAGGCTACGGGGCAAGGCTCAGGCTGGATGCTTGGGGCCTTGGGGACATCCTGCTTTAGAGCTCTGCGGGGAGACTGCCCCTTGGGTAGTGGGGTGCTGCCCGGAACCGCTCACGGCAGTGCCAGGGGACCCTCCACCtcttcccagctcctcctccagtgCTGTGACCTGGGAGCTTGGCGTCGGCCGGGGTGGAAGTCTTTACACCCCGGGACGGACACCACCACCTGGCCCCCAGGGCCGGTTAACCGTCACCGGCACGGCTCGCCCGCGGCCGTGTCCCGACCGGCCCTGCGTCCACTCGGCGCCCCCGCCGCCCTGCGCGGACGGCCCGCCCTGCCCCCCACGCCCCGGCAATAA
- the HDAC10 gene encoding polyamine deacetylase HDAC10 isoform X7, which yields MGTALVYHEDMTAARLLWDDPECEIECPERLTTALESLQQRGLEQRCLRLAAREASEEELGLVHSPEYVAMLRGTQALGTRELQALSGQYDAIYFHPNTFHCARLAAGAALQLVDAVLTGAVHNGLALVRPPGHHSQRAAANGFCVFNNVAIAAKHAKQKHGLHRILIVDWDIHHGQGIQYIFEDDPSVLYFSWHRYEHGRFWPCLRESDADAVGQGQGRGFTVNLPWNQVGMGNADYVAAFLHVLLPLAFEFDPELVLVAAGFDSAVGDPEGQMQATPECFAHLTQLLQVLAGGRVCAVLEGGYHLESLSQSVCMMVQALLGDPVPPLSGCMEPHRSALESIQSVRAAQAPHWMSLQEQGHCGLGWEVGSHLGLPVSGSNSEPPLDVAPVLSPSTGSPEGRLSPLLPGGPEFKAAAAQAVAALSSLLDQLRLHPTPSVRTAVALTALDAALLLPPDVLHQEGSAPQEETQVWARPHEALAQDKALTALGKVLYLLDGILDGQVSSGIAATPAPAAAATLDVAIRCGLSHGAQRLLCVAVGQLDRPLDLADDGRNLWLNIRGKEAAALSMFHVSMPLPETTGGFLSCVLALVLPLAYGFQPDLVLVALGPAHGLQNPQAALLAALLRGPAGGRVLVLVEELLLQCCDLGAWRRPGWKSLHPGTDTTTWPPGPVNRHRHGSPAAVSRPALRPLGAPAALRGRPALPPTPRQ from the exons ATGGGGACCGCGCTTGTGTACCACGAGGACATGACGGCCGCCCGGCTGCTCTGGGACGA CCCAGAGTGTGAGATCGAGTGTCCTGAGCGCCTGACTACAGCCCTGGAAAGCCTGCAGCAGCGTGGCCTAGAGCAGAGGTGTCTACGGTTGGCCGCCAGAGAGGCCTCGGAGGAGGAGCTGGGCCTGGTGCACAG CCCGGAGTACGTGGCCATGTTGCGGGGGACCCAGGCCTTGGGCACCAGGGAGCTCCAGGCGCTGTCTGGACAGTATGATGCCATCTACTTCCATCCG aacACCTTCCACTGTGCTCGGCTGGCCGCAGGGGCTGCGCTGCAGCTGGTGGACGCTGTGCTGACTGGAGCTGTGCACAACGGGCTCGCTCTGGTGAG GCCTCCTGGGCACCACAGCCAGAGGGCCGCCGCCAACGGATTCTGCGTGTTCAACAATGTGGCAATAGCAGCCAAACATGCCAAGCAGAAACACGGGCTGCACAG GATCCTCATTGTCGACTGGGACATCCACCATGGCCAGGGCATCCAGTATATCTTTGAGGACGACCCCAG CGTCCTTTACTTCTCCTGGCACCGCTACGAACACGGGCGCTTCTGGCCCTGTCTGCGCGAATCAGATGCAGATGCTGTCGGGCAGGGGCAGGGCCGCGGCTTCACTGTCAACCTGCCCTGGAACCAg GTTGGGATGGGAAATGCTGACTACGTGGCTGCCTTCCTGCACGTGCTGCTCCCCCTGGCCTTTGAG TTTGACCCTGAGCTGGTGCTAGTCGCAGCAGGATTTGACTCAGCGGTTGGGGATCCCGAG GGGCAGATGCAGGCCACGCCAGAGTGCTTTGCCCACCTCACGCAGCTGCTGCAGGTGCTGGCTGGCGGCCGGGTCTGTGCCGTGCTGGAG GGTGGCTACCACCTGGAGTCGCTCTCTCAGTCGGTGTGCATGATGGTACAGGCACTGCTGGGTGACCCTGTCCCACCCCTGTCAGGGTGCATGGAGCCGCATCGCAG CGCCCTGGAGTCCATCCAGAGTGTCCGGGCAGCCCAGGCTCCTCACTGGATGAGCCTCCAGGAGCAAGGTCATTGTGGcctgggctgggaggtgggaTCACACCTCGGGCTCCCAGTAAGCGGCAGTAACTCTGAACCACCTCTAGATGTGGCCCCTGTACTGAGTCCCAGCACCGGCTCCCCAGAGGGGAGGCTCTCACCTCTGTTGCCTGGCGGGCCCGAATTCAAGGCAGCAGCGGCCCAGGCCGTGGCTGCATTGAGCTCCCTCCTGGACCAGCTGCGCCTCCACCCCACGCCCTCCGTCCGCACAGCTGTTGCCCTGACTGCGCTGGATGCAGCACTGCTCCTGCCCCCTGATGTCCTCCATCAGGAGGGGTCAGCCCCGCAGGAGGAGACGCAGGTCTGGGCCAG GCCACATGAGGCCTTGGCCCAGGACAAGGCCCTCACTGCACTCGGGAAGGTCCTGTATCtcttggatgggatcctggatggGCAG GTGAGCAGCGGCATCGCAGCCACCCCGGCCcctgctgcagctgccaccctggaTGTGGCCATTCGGTGTGGCCTGTCTCATGGAGCCCAGAG GCTGCTCTGTGTGGCTGTGGGACAGCTGGATCGGCCCCTAGACCTTGCCGATGATGG AAGGAATCTATGGCTGAATATCAGGGGCAAGGAGGCAGCTGCCCTGTCCATGTTCCACGTCTCCATGCCACTACCAGAG ACAACTGGTGGGTTCCTGAGCTGTGTCCTAGCCCTGGTGCTGCCCCTGGCCTATGGCTTCCAGCCTGACCTGGTGCTGGTGGcactggggccagcccatggcCTGCAGAACCCCCAAGCTGCACTCCTGGCTGCACTGCTGCGGGGACCAGCAGGGGGCCGAGTGTTGGTACTGGTGGAGGAG ctcctcctccagtgCTGTGACCTGGGAGCTTGGCGTCGGCCGGGGTGGAAGTCTTTACACCCCGGGACGGACACCACCACCTGGCCCCCAGGGCCGGTTAACCGTCACCGGCACGGCTCGCCCGCGGCCGTGTCCCGACCGGCCCTGCGTCCACTCGGCGCCCCCGCCGCCCTGCGCGGACGGCCCGCCCTGCCCCCCACGCCCCGGCAATAA
- the HDAC10 gene encoding polyamine deacetylase HDAC10 isoform X8: MGTALVYHEDMTAARLLWDDPECEIECPERLTTALESLQQRGLEQRCLRLAAREASEEELGLVHSPEYVAMLRGTQALGTRELQALSGQYDAIYFHPNTFHCARLAAGAALQLVDAVLTGAVHNGLALVRPPGHHSQRAAANGFCVFNNVAIAAKHAKQKHGLHRILIVDWDIHHGQGIQYIFEDDPSVLYFSWHRYEHGRFWPCLRESDADAVGQGQGRGFTVNLPWNQVGMGNADYVAAFLHVLLPLAFEFDPELVLVAAGFDSAVGDPEGQMQATPECFAHLTQLLQVLAGGRVCAVLEGGYHLESLSQSVCMMVQALLGDPVPPLSGCMEPHRSALESIQSVRAAQAPHWMSLQEQGHCGLGWEVGSHLGLPVSGSNSEPPLDVAPVLSPSTGSPEGRLSPLLPGGPEFKAAAAQAVAALSSLLDQLRLHPTPSVRTAVALTALDAALLLPPDVLHQEGSAPQEETQVWARPHEALAQDKALTALGKVLYLLDGILDGQVSSGIAATPAPAAAATLDVAIRCGLSHGAQRLLCVAVGQLDRPLDLADDGRNLWLNIRGKEAAALSMFHVSMPLPETTGGFLSCVLALVLPLAYGFQPDLVLVALGPAHGLQNPQAALLAALLRGPAGGRVLVLVEEESTPQLAGVLVRVLRGEAPPSLGPFSRASPEDMQALEHLRGQLGPQWKMLQVAAPPPVL, translated from the exons ATGGGGACCGCGCTTGTGTACCACGAGGACATGACGGCCGCCCGGCTGCTCTGGGACGA CCCAGAGTGTGAGATCGAGTGTCCTGAGCGCCTGACTACAGCCCTGGAAAGCCTGCAGCAGCGTGGCCTAGAGCAGAGGTGTCTACGGTTGGCCGCCAGAGAGGCCTCGGAGGAGGAGCTGGGCCTGGTGCACAG CCCGGAGTACGTGGCCATGTTGCGGGGGACCCAGGCCTTGGGCACCAGGGAGCTCCAGGCGCTGTCTGGACAGTATGATGCCATCTACTTCCATCCG aacACCTTCCACTGTGCTCGGCTGGCCGCAGGGGCTGCGCTGCAGCTGGTGGACGCTGTGCTGACTGGAGCTGTGCACAACGGGCTCGCTCTGGTGAG GCCTCCTGGGCACCACAGCCAGAGGGCCGCCGCCAACGGATTCTGCGTGTTCAACAATGTGGCAATAGCAGCCAAACATGCCAAGCAGAAACACGGGCTGCACAG GATCCTCATTGTCGACTGGGACATCCACCATGGCCAGGGCATCCAGTATATCTTTGAGGACGACCCCAG CGTCCTTTACTTCTCCTGGCACCGCTACGAACACGGGCGCTTCTGGCCCTGTCTGCGCGAATCAGATGCAGATGCTGTCGGGCAGGGGCAGGGCCGCGGCTTCACTGTCAACCTGCCCTGGAACCAg GTTGGGATGGGAAATGCTGACTACGTGGCTGCCTTCCTGCACGTGCTGCTCCCCCTGGCCTTTGAG TTTGACCCTGAGCTGGTGCTAGTCGCAGCAGGATTTGACTCAGCGGTTGGGGATCCCGAG GGGCAGATGCAGGCCACGCCAGAGTGCTTTGCCCACCTCACGCAGCTGCTGCAGGTGCTGGCTGGCGGCCGGGTCTGTGCCGTGCTGGAG GGTGGCTACCACCTGGAGTCGCTCTCTCAGTCGGTGTGCATGATGGTACAGGCACTGCTGGGTGACCCTGTCCCACCCCTGTCAGGGTGCATGGAGCCGCATCGCAG CGCCCTGGAGTCCATCCAGAGTGTCCGGGCAGCCCAGGCTCCTCACTGGATGAGCCTCCAGGAGCAAGGTCATTGTGGcctgggctgggaggtgggaTCACACCTCGGGCTCCCAGTAAGCGGCAGTAACTCTGAACCACCTCTAGATGTGGCCCCTGTACTGAGTCCCAGCACCGGCTCCCCAGAGGGGAGGCTCTCACCTCTGTTGCCTGGCGGGCCCGAATTCAAGGCAGCAGCGGCCCAGGCCGTGGCTGCATTGAGCTCCCTCCTGGACCAGCTGCGCCTCCACCCCACGCCCTCCGTCCGCACAGCTGTTGCCCTGACTGCGCTGGATGCAGCACTGCTCCTGCCCCCTGATGTCCTCCATCAGGAGGGGTCAGCCCCGCAGGAGGAGACGCAGGTCTGGGCCAG GCCACATGAGGCCTTGGCCCAGGACAAGGCCCTCACTGCACTCGGGAAGGTCCTGTATCtcttggatgggatcctggatggGCAG GTGAGCAGCGGCATCGCAGCCACCCCGGCCcctgctgcagctgccaccctggaTGTGGCCATTCGGTGTGGCCTGTCTCATGGAGCCCAGAG GCTGCTCTGTGTGGCTGTGGGACAGCTGGATCGGCCCCTAGACCTTGCCGATGATGG AAGGAATCTATGGCTGAATATCAGGGGCAAGGAGGCAGCTGCCCTGTCCATGTTCCACGTCTCCATGCCACTACCAGAG ACAACTGGTGGGTTCCTGAGCTGTGTCCTAGCCCTGGTGCTGCCCCTGGCCTATGGCTTCCAGCCTGACCTGGTGCTGGTGGcactggggccagcccatggcCTGCAGAACCCCCAAGCTGCACTCCTGGCTGCACTGCTGCGGGGACCAGCAGGGGGCCGAGTGTTGGTACTGGTGGAGGAG gaatCCACACCCCAGCTTGCAGGGGTCCTGGTCCGGGTGCTCCGTGGAGAGGCCCCCcccagcctgggccccttctccAGGGCCTCCCCAGAGGACATGCAGGCCCTGGAGCACCTGAGAGGGCAGCTGGGGCCGCAGTGGAAAATGCTGCAGGTGGCCG ctcctcctccagtgCTGTGA
- the HDAC10 gene encoding polyamine deacetylase HDAC10 isoform X1, with protein sequence MGTALVYHEDMTAARLLWDDPECEIECPERLTTALESLQQRGLEQRCLRLAAREASEEELGLVHSPEYVAMLRGTQALGTRELQALSGQYDAIYFHPNTFHCARLAAGAALQLVDAVLTGAVHNGLALVRPPGHHSQRAAANGFCVFNNVAIAAKHAKQKHGLHRILIVDWDIHHGQGIQYIFEDDPSVLYFSWHRYEHGRFWPCLRESDADAVGQGQGRGFTVNLPWNQVGMGNADYVAAFLHVLLPLAFEFDPELVLVAAGFDSAVGDPEGQMQATPECFAHLTQLLQVLAGGRVCAVLEGGYHLESLSQSVCMMVQALLGDPVPPLSGCMEPHRSALESIQSVRAAQAPHWMSLQEQGHCGLGWEVGSHLGLPVSGSNSEPPLDVAPVLSPSTGSPEGRLSPLLPGGPEFKAAAAQAVAALSSLLDQLRLHPTPSVRTAVALTALDAALLLPPDVLHQEGSAPQEETQVWARPHEALAQDKALTALGKVLYLLDGILDGQVSSGIAATPAPAAAATLDVAIRCGLSHGAQRLLCVAVGQLDRPLDLADDGRNLWLNIRGKEAAALSMFHVSMPLPETTGGFLSCVLALVLPLAYGFQPDLVLVALGPAHGLQNPQAALLAALLRGPAGGRVLVLVEEESTPQLAGVLVRVLRGEAPPSLGPFSRASPEDMQALEHLRGQLGPQWKMLQVAGEATGQGSGWMLGALGTSCFRALRGDCPLGSGVLPGTAHGSARGPSTSSQLLLQCCDLGAWRRPGWKSLHPGTDTTTWPPGPVNRHRHGSPAAVSRPALRPLGAPAALRGRPALPPTPRQ encoded by the exons ATGGGGACCGCGCTTGTGTACCACGAGGACATGACGGCCGCCCGGCTGCTCTGGGACGA CCCAGAGTGTGAGATCGAGTGTCCTGAGCGCCTGACTACAGCCCTGGAAAGCCTGCAGCAGCGTGGCCTAGAGCAGAGGTGTCTACGGTTGGCCGCCAGAGAGGCCTCGGAGGAGGAGCTGGGCCTGGTGCACAG CCCGGAGTACGTGGCCATGTTGCGGGGGACCCAGGCCTTGGGCACCAGGGAGCTCCAGGCGCTGTCTGGACAGTATGATGCCATCTACTTCCATCCG aacACCTTCCACTGTGCTCGGCTGGCCGCAGGGGCTGCGCTGCAGCTGGTGGACGCTGTGCTGACTGGAGCTGTGCACAACGGGCTCGCTCTGGTGAG GCCTCCTGGGCACCACAGCCAGAGGGCCGCCGCCAACGGATTCTGCGTGTTCAACAATGTGGCAATAGCAGCCAAACATGCCAAGCAGAAACACGGGCTGCACAG GATCCTCATTGTCGACTGGGACATCCACCATGGCCAGGGCATCCAGTATATCTTTGAGGACGACCCCAG CGTCCTTTACTTCTCCTGGCACCGCTACGAACACGGGCGCTTCTGGCCCTGTCTGCGCGAATCAGATGCAGATGCTGTCGGGCAGGGGCAGGGCCGCGGCTTCACTGTCAACCTGCCCTGGAACCAg GTTGGGATGGGAAATGCTGACTACGTGGCTGCCTTCCTGCACGTGCTGCTCCCCCTGGCCTTTGAG TTTGACCCTGAGCTGGTGCTAGTCGCAGCAGGATTTGACTCAGCGGTTGGGGATCCCGAG GGGCAGATGCAGGCCACGCCAGAGTGCTTTGCCCACCTCACGCAGCTGCTGCAGGTGCTGGCTGGCGGCCGGGTCTGTGCCGTGCTGGAG GGTGGCTACCACCTGGAGTCGCTCTCTCAGTCGGTGTGCATGATGGTACAGGCACTGCTGGGTGACCCTGTCCCACCCCTGTCAGGGTGCATGGAGCCGCATCGCAG CGCCCTGGAGTCCATCCAGAGTGTCCGGGCAGCCCAGGCTCCTCACTGGATGAGCCTCCAGGAGCAAGGTCATTGTGGcctgggctgggaggtgggaTCACACCTCGGGCTCCCAGTAAGCGGCAGTAACTCTGAACCACCTCTAGATGTGGCCCCTGTACTGAGTCCCAGCACCGGCTCCCCAGAGGGGAGGCTCTCACCTCTGTTGCCTGGCGGGCCCGAATTCAAGGCAGCAGCGGCCCAGGCCGTGGCTGCATTGAGCTCCCTCCTGGACCAGCTGCGCCTCCACCCCACGCCCTCCGTCCGCACAGCTGTTGCCCTGACTGCGCTGGATGCAGCACTGCTCCTGCCCCCTGATGTCCTCCATCAGGAGGGGTCAGCCCCGCAGGAGGAGACGCAGGTCTGGGCCAG GCCACATGAGGCCTTGGCCCAGGACAAGGCCCTCACTGCACTCGGGAAGGTCCTGTATCtcttggatgggatcctggatggGCAG GTGAGCAGCGGCATCGCAGCCACCCCGGCCcctgctgcagctgccaccctggaTGTGGCCATTCGGTGTGGCCTGTCTCATGGAGCCCAGAG GCTGCTCTGTGTGGCTGTGGGACAGCTGGATCGGCCCCTAGACCTTGCCGATGATGG AAGGAATCTATGGCTGAATATCAGGGGCAAGGAGGCAGCTGCCCTGTCCATGTTCCACGTCTCCATGCCACTACCAGAG ACAACTGGTGGGTTCCTGAGCTGTGTCCTAGCCCTGGTGCTGCCCCTGGCCTATGGCTTCCAGCCTGACCTGGTGCTGGTGGcactggggccagcccatggcCTGCAGAACCCCCAAGCTGCACTCCTGGCTGCACTGCTGCGGGGACCAGCAGGGGGCCGAGTGTTGGTACTGGTGGAGGAG gaatCCACACCCCAGCTTGCAGGGGTCCTGGTCCGGGTGCTCCGTGGAGAGGCCCCCcccagcctgggccccttctccAGGGCCTCCCCAGAGGACATGCAGGCCCTGGAGCACCTGAGAGGGCAGCTGGGGCCGCAGTGGAAAATGCTGCAGGTGGCCGGTGAGGCTACGGGGCAAGGCTCAGGCTGGATGCTTGGGGCCTTGGGGACATCCTGCTTTAGAGCTCTGCGGGGAGACTGCCCCTTGGGTAGTGGGGTGCTGCCCGGAACCGCTCACGGCAGTGCCAGGGGACCCTCCACCtcttcccagctcctcctccagtgCTGTGACCTGGGAGCTTGGCGTCGGCCGGGGTGGAAGTCTTTACACCCCGGGACGGACACCACCACCTGGCCCCCAGGGCCGGTTAACCGTCACCGGCACGGCTCGCCCGCGGCCGTGTCCCGACCGGCCCTGCGTCCACTCGGCGCCCCCGCCGCCCTGCGCGGACGGCCCGCCCTGCCCCCCACGCCCCGGCAATAA